A DNA window from Choloepus didactylus isolate mChoDid1 chromosome 9, mChoDid1.pri, whole genome shotgun sequence contains the following coding sequences:
- the LOC119544429 gene encoding 60S ribosomal protein L34-like: MVQHLTYHRRLSYNTASNKTRLSRTTGNRIVYLYTKKVGKAPKSACGVCPGRLRGVCAARPKVLMRLSKTKKHVSRAYGGSMCTKCVHDRIKRAFLIEEQKIVVKVLKAQAQSQKAK, from the coding sequence ATGGTCCAGCATTTGACATACCATCGTAGGCTATCCTACAATACTGCTTCCAACAAAACTAGGCTGTCCCGGACCACTGGTAATAGAATTGTTTACCTTTATACCAAGAAGGTTGGGAAGGCACCAAAATCTGCATGTGGCGTGTGCCCAGGCCGACTTCGGGGTGTTTGTGCTGCGAGGCCTAAAGTTCTTATGAGGTTgtctaaaacaaaaaaacatgtaaGCAGAGCGTATGGTGGTTCCATGTGTACGAAATGTGTCCATGACAGGATCAAGCGTGCTTTCCTGATTGAAGAGCAGAAAATCGTTGTGAAAGTGTTGAAGGCACAAGCACAGAGTCagaaagccaaataa